In the Hordeum vulgare subsp. vulgare chromosome 7H, MorexV3_pseudomolecules_assembly, whole genome shotgun sequence genome, one interval contains:
- the LOC123408534 gene encoding protein-tyrosine sulfotransferase: protein MARPLGLALALLLAVSVTVPPPVSSADDHARCEGAVKGWADSAGEGDSGGDKLNLKDLLFFLHIPRTGGRTYFHCFLKKLYTNAQECPRSYDKLRFDPSHPDCTLVVSHDDYSLTSKLPRERTSVVTILRNPVDRVFSTYEFSVEVAARFLVHPNLTSAKTMTSRVLTKSRAVSTLDIWPWKYLVPWMREDLFARRDARGSKNVQSSKKINAYDVEDMVMPLHQYINDPVAHEIIHNGATFQITGLTNNSYFDGAHEVRHCVRKHPDLGRFVLQVAKNRLDRMLYVGLTEDHEESARLFAHMVGAQVLSQSGALKLDVQEDQPSGTDSHSSMLDQEDEETNEHMNSTHGWKNNEGLNTTEDDHGKGNMTVGKLMETYEGCIAKLRKSQSSRRKISLKKVAEANFTKAARRQVPQAILNQIISLNSLDMELYEHAKNIFKQEHHMLKGQHPMVVKQKQSADQMVSSSSSYKGQHPMVVQQKQLTDQKDWIDKVCESWNCSTWWKVASFGLGIAVTTVFVVFVVTGRRTLKLKV, encoded by the exons ATGGCGCGGCCGCtcggcctcgccctcgccctcctcctcgccgtctcag TGACCGTGCCTCCGCCTGTCAGCTCCGCTGACGACCACGCGCGCTGCGAGGGGGCCGTCAAGGGCTGGGCCGACTCAGCCGGGGAGGGCGACAGTGGCGGAGACAAACTGAACCTCAAGGATTTGCTCTTCTTCCTTCACATTCCTAGAACCGGTGGGCGCACCTACTTCCACTG TTTTTTGAAGAAGCTGTATACCAATGCTCAGGAATGCCCCCGCTCCTATGATAAGCTGCGGTTCGACCCGAG CCATCCTGATTGCACGCTGGTTGTTAGCCATGATGACTATAGCTTAACTTCCAAGCTGCCAAGGGAGAGGACTTCCGTGGTGACAATACTACGAAACCCAGTTGATCGTGTGTTTAGCACGTATGAGTTCTCAGTGGAAGTTGCAGCCAGAtttcttgtgcatccaaacttAACATCTGCCAAGACAATGACCAGCCGTGTGTTAACAAAATCACGTGCCGTAAGTACACTGGACATATGGCCTTGGAAATACTTGGTTCCATGGATGAGAGAAGATCTTTTCGCCAGG AGAGATGCTAGAGGGAGTAAAAACGTGCAAAGTAGCAAGAAGATTAATGCATACGATGTTGAAGACATGGTTATGCCATTGCACCAGTACATCAATGACCCTGTTGCCCATGAAATCATTCATAATGGAGCTACCTTTCAG ATCACTGGGCTAACAAATAATTCTTACTTCGATGGCGCACATGAGGTTCGACATTGTGTTAGAAAGCACCCTGATCTTGGTCGTTTTGTGCTTCAAGTTGCTAAG AACAGGCTGGACCGTATGCTGTACGTAGGACTTACAGAGGATCATGAGGAATCTGCAAGGTTGTTCGCTCATATGGTAGGAGCACAAGTACTTTCACAATCTGGAGCGTTGAAGTTAGATGTTCAGGAAGATCAACCTAGTGGCACCG ACTCTCACTCGTCCATGCTGGATCAAGAGGATGAAGAAACAAATGAACATATG AATAGCACCCATGGCTGGAAAAATAACGAAGGTCTGAACACTACCGAGGATGATCATGGAAAAGGAAAT ATGACTGTTGGTAAACTGATGGAAACTTACGAGGGTTGCATTGCAAAACTGCGGAAGTCCCAGTCTAGCCGTCGCAAAATATCCCTAAAAAAGGTTGCAGAGGCAAATTTTACGAAGGCG GCAAGGCGTCAGGTACCTCAGGCAATTCTGAATCAAATTATCTCACTGAACAGCCTTGACATGGAACTCTATGAGCATGCTAAGAACATTTTTAAACAAGAACATCATATGCTTAAAGGCCAGCATCCGATGGTCGTGAAGCAGAAACAATCGGCAGATCAAATGGTTTCGTCAAGCTCATCATATAAAGGGCAGCATCCCATGGTCGTGCAACAGAAGCAATTGACAGATCAAAAG gACTGGATAGATAAGGTCTGCGAGTCCTGGAATTGCTCTACGTGGTGGAAAGTGGCCTCATTTGGTCTCGGGATTGCGGTCACCACGgtttttgttgtgtttgttgtaacAGGTAGAAGAACATTAAAACTTAAGGTTTGA